The following is a genomic window from Novipirellula aureliae.
GTTGACGGTGAGGACGATCTTGTGCTTACCGGCTTTTAGCCCCAGTTCAGAGTCAAATTGAGCCCAGGCTATCCTGGCTCGATTGTCACGCATCCAATGATCCACCACAAGCTGATCATCAATGTAGAGACGTGACTGGTTTTCCGTGCCCACCTGAAAGCTATAACTACCGTCAGCGGGAACGTCCAGATAACCGGAAAAACGGATGGCATACTGCTCGTCTTTGGCAACGGAAAAACTGAAAGTTGGAGTGGTTCCTGACGCACTGCTCTCAAAGGAATCCAATCCGGGATCGGTGTCAAAATGAGGGGTTCGGTATTCATACCAGAGGCCAGGCTCCGCAACGTTTACTTGTGCTGCAGGAAGCAGATTTTTAACGGGCAAATAATAGGTGGTTGAAACTGGATCGCAGGAGCTACCGGAACTTTTCAAAACCAACTTGTAGACCCCTGGGGCTGCTTCGACATTGCCAGTGATCTGTCCGCTGGAACTGACCTTCAGGCCTGAGGGCATGGTCGTGCCAGCATCTTGAACCCACTCTACCGATGAAGTGCAGCCGTATCTTTTTAATGGATGCGAATAAGGTGCGCCGATGTACGCGATGGGTAAACGCCAGTGAGAGATGGCGACCGGCCTGTCTTTATCCATTTCACCTTTTATCAATGTGCCTAAGGACGTGTGCCTAAATAGACCCTCCGGCCGTACAGTCTGCACCAAATTATTTGTCCAGGGCATATCCATTCCCATTCGGTAGTGGTAATGGTTGTATACGATTTCCCAGCCCACATCTAAGGGGTAATTCTTATTGAATCGATCATCTTTTGTGTCGACCACTTCTCCTAGATACTCCATGCCTTTCGCCATACGGTTATCGAGCCAACCGTAGGCATCGACCCCCTGATTCCAGGCCATCTCTGCCGTTTGTATCAACGCTCCGAGTCCCTCCTCGGAGTGAGCGATATCTCTCCATAATTCTGCTGGCTGTCCATCTTCAAGGGGGATATTCGTCGGCAGGTAAATCTTGAGACGGTACACGGCTAAATCAAAGAGTTCTGGATCATCCTTGAAAATGGCAGAGGCCATGAGGGATTCGGTAATCGAAGCCATCCAATTGTTTTCGTGCTCCACACGTGTCAACAAGGCAGGCATGAACGCTCTGTCGTACATGGCCATAAATGCCTCTTCTGTTTCCGGCCTCCACTTGGGATAGGTGTGCTTTACAATTTCCGCTCCCCGCATAAACATCGTGCCCATCAAGCCGATACTTAGCTCTACATGTACTCCAGTCACACTTTCCAACGTTGAGTAGGCATCCATGATTTTCAAAACATTTTCAGCATACACTTCTTCCTGAGTGATCGCCCACATCAACCCTTGAACCCAACAAGCCTGGGCATCTCTTT
Proteins encoded in this region:
- a CDS encoding alginate lyase family protein — protein: MRKFSHSIATVFIVLILSQTSLAQNLTLERAPMIHPGIMMTGEQIELMRDRINNGIEPQKSAFDVLKKDRRAAKDYEPNYNHFDWNAGERDAQACWVQGLMWAITQEEVYAENVLKIMDAYSTLESVTGVHVELSIGLMGTMFMRGAEIVKHTYPKWRPETEEAFMAMYDRAFMPALLTRVEHENNWMASITESLMASAIFKDDPELFDLAVYRLKIYLPTNIPLEDGQPAELWRDIAHSEEGLGALIQTAEMAWNQGVDAYGWLDNRMAKGMEYLGEVVDTKDDRFNKNYPLDVGWEIVYNHYHYRMGMDMPWTNNLVQTVRPEGLFRHTSLGTLIKGEMDKDRPVAISHWRLPIAYIGAPYSHPLKRYGCTSSVEWVQDAGTTMPSGLKVSSSGQITGNVEAAPGVYKLVLKSSGSSCDPVSTTYYLPVKNLLPAAQVNVAEPGLWYEYRTPHFDTDPGLDSFESSASGTTPTFSFSVAKDEQYAIRFSGYLDVPADGSYSFQVGTENQSRLYIDDQLVVDHWMRDNRARIAWAQFDSELGLKAGKHKIVLTVNNGNYRKGMLYGEWPSMRNLFEVQWKIPGATSHVSIPKSALFHPGNSSASRLVKPAR